The following proteins are encoded in a genomic region of Glycine max cultivar Williams 82 chromosome 18, Glycine_max_v4.0, whole genome shotgun sequence:
- the LOC100781683 gene encoding protein LEAD-SENSITIVE 1 isoform X1 gives MGVLSNKIDREQLKPGDHIYSWRQAYIYAHHGIYVGEGMVIHFTRRAGQETRSGTILDRLLISSPPLRATFDTPCPRCGDQARSDGVICSCLDCFLSGGDLYLFEYSVSPAFFLAKARGGTCTTAFSDPTDEVLHRALFLLENGFGGYHVFKNNCEDFAIYCKTGLLVVTNISVGRSGQAASCFAAASAVVSSPLRFMTASFGGLALVGCGMYCVSRYVSDIGVRGDVAKVPVEKISEMAKEQ, from the exons ATGGGAGTGCTTTCCAATAAGATTGATAGGGAACAATTGAAACCCGGTGATCACATTTACTCCTGGAGGCAGGCTTACATCTATGCCCATCACG GAATATATGTTGGAGAGGGAATGGTTATCCACTTCACCAGAAGAGCAGGGCAAGAAACTAGATCAGGAACGATCTTGGACCGTCTCCTTATAAGTTCACCACCACTTCGTGCTACTTTTGACACTCCATGTCCAAGATGTGGTGATCAAGCTAGATCTGATGGTGTCATTTGTTCCTGCTTAGATTGTTTTCTCTCAGGTGGTGATCTATACTTATTTGAATATAGTGTGTCACCTGCATTTTTTCTAGCCAAAGCTAGAGGAGGTACTTGCACCACCGCATTTTCTGATCCAACTGATGAAGTCCTTCACCgcgctctgtttcttcttgagaaTGGATTCGGTGGTTACCATGTCTTCAAGAATAACTGTGAAGACTTTGCAATTTACTGCAAAACAGGTTTACTTGTAGTCACTAACATCAGTGTAGGGAGGAGTGGACAAGCAGCATCATGCTTTGCTGCTGCTAGTGCTGTAGTTTCTTCACCACTGAGGTTTATGACTGCCAGCTTTGGTGGTTTGGCATTGGTTGGATGTGGTATGTATTGTGTTAGCAGATATGTTTCTGATATTGGAGTACGCGGTGATGTAGCTAAAGTTCCAGTGGAGAAGATATCTGAGATGGCCAAGGAGCAATGA
- the LOC100781683 gene encoding protein LEAD-SENSITIVE 1 isoform X2: MPITMAGIYVGEGMVIHFTRRAGQETRSGTILDRLLISSPPLRATFDTPCPRCGDQARSDGVICSCLDCFLSGGDLYLFEYSVSPAFFLAKARGGTCTTAFSDPTDEVLHRALFLLENGFGGYHVFKNNCEDFAIYCKTGLLVVTNISVGRSGQAASCFAAASAVVSSPLRFMTASFGGLALVGCGMYCVSRYVSDIGVRGDVAKVPVEKISEMAKEQ, encoded by the exons ATGCCCATCACG ATGGCAGGAATATATGTTGGAGAGGGAATGGTTATCCACTTCACCAGAAGAGCAGGGCAAGAAACTAGATCAGGAACGATCTTGGACCGTCTCCTTATAAGTTCACCACCACTTCGTGCTACTTTTGACACTCCATGTCCAAGATGTGGTGATCAAGCTAGATCTGATGGTGTCATTTGTTCCTGCTTAGATTGTTTTCTCTCAGGTGGTGATCTATACTTATTTGAATATAGTGTGTCACCTGCATTTTTTCTAGCCAAAGCTAGAGGAGGTACTTGCACCACCGCATTTTCTGATCCAACTGATGAAGTCCTTCACCgcgctctgtttcttcttgagaaTGGATTCGGTGGTTACCATGTCTTCAAGAATAACTGTGAAGACTTTGCAATTTACTGCAAAACAGGTTTACTTGTAGTCACTAACATCAGTGTAGGGAGGAGTGGACAAGCAGCATCATGCTTTGCTGCTGCTAGTGCTGTAGTTTCTTCACCACTGAGGTTTATGACTGCCAGCTTTGGTGGTTTGGCATTGGTTGGATGTGGTATGTATTGTGTTAGCAGATATGTTTCTGATATTGGAGTACGCGGTGATGTAGCTAAAGTTCCAGTGGAGAAGATATCTGAGATGGCCAAGGAGCAATGA
- the LOC100780779 gene encoding uncharacterized protein: MARRGETRNESLLTRAVAAVFAFVRHAEFEILFFLFFFIAYLLFKDITSRPDYNQMFVKKPGGPEFWPF, from the exons ATGGCGAGGCGAGGCGAGACTCGGAACGAGTCGTTATTGACTCGGGCGGTTGCGGCGGTCTTCGCCTTCGTGAGACACGCCGAGTTTGAgatcctcttctttcttttctttttcatcgcTTATCTTCTATTCAAAGACATC ACATCAAGGCCTGACTATAATCAAATGTTCGTAAAGAAGCCCGGTGGACCAGAATTTTGGCCTTTTTAG
- the LOC102666875 gene encoding uncharacterized protein produces the protein MALLRRYATASAIALFVLLLLLVTCNLNMASALSGGVMGGNFFDSDSESSSSESYTRDSESYRMGHHHHHYYNDDAPSPDTPAAKGSHSGLVFFLIFVLGMFLVSFYKGSTGNSVTVLKLQVAMLGGGMGSTIQRDLTRIAETADTSSRDGLTYLLTDTIQSLVRHLGNCIAGYSFVDLKRSKEDGEKYYNQLSNEERAKFDEETLVNLNNTEKRSTKIQSDVFSNVYSMFDGKGIKEESKKFEEEKLLNEIGSEYIVITILVAAKGAHKLPNINGTKDLKEALQKLRTLLSSKLLAGKVLWTPQNEDDTLSKRKLLEDYPQLARSMTNFLVKKHE, from the exons ATGGCGTTGTTGAGAAGATATGCTACTGCTAGTGCTATTGCATTGTTTGTGCTTTTGCTGTTGTTGGTTACTTGCAACCTTAACATGGCTTCGGCCTTGTCCGGAGGCGTGATGGGAGGGAATTTCTTTGATTCGGATTCAGAGTCTTCCTCCTCAGAATCGTACACCAGGGATTCAGAATCATACAGAATGggacatcatcatcatcattattataatgATGATGCCCCTTCTCCTGACACTCCGGCCGCAAAGGGAAGTCACAGTGGACTCGTGTTTTTTCTGATTTTCGTATTGGGTATGTTTTTGGTTTCATTCTATAAAGGCAGCACTGGAAATTCAGTTACTGTGCTCAAGCTTCAG GTTGCAATGTTGGGTGGTGGGATGGGAAGCACAATACAAAGGGATCTAACCAGGATTGCAGAAACTGCAGATACATCCTCTCGGGATGGTTTGACCTATCTATTGACAG ACACAATACAGAGTTTGGTTCGACATCTTGGTAACTGTATTGCAGGATATTCATTT GTGGATCTAAAGCGGAGTAAAGAGGATGGGGAGAAATACTATAACCAACTATCAAATGAAGAAAGGGCCAAATTTGATGAAGAGACATTAGTTAATTTGAACAACACAGAAAAGAGAAGTACAAAAATCCAGAGTGATGTGTTTAGCAATGTATACTCAATG TTTGATGGAAAGGGGATTAAAGAGGAAAgcaaaaaatttgaagaagagAAACTTCTCAACGAGATTGGTTCCGAGTACATAGTG ATAACAATCTTGGTAGCTGCTAAAGGAGCACATAAGCTTCCTAACATCAATGGAACTAAAGATTTGAAGGAGGCTTTGCAAAAGCTTAGAACCCTTCTCTCAAGCAAATTATTA GCTGGCAAGGTATTATGGACCCCACAAAATGAGGATGACACTCTTTCAAAACGAAAACTACTTGAAGACTACCCTCAGTTAGCAAGAAGCATGACAAACTTTCTGGTTAAGAAacatgaatga
- the LOC102662585 gene encoding uncharacterized protein, with protein MRRFLVDRASIENVNVVQQEAELEPPPNVVTEFNPNEIVRDPVDVVKARLGTMRESGWNNFFADVQGFCVAKSILVPNMDDEIPVRGHSRAEGRTITNLHHYRAEIFYVAIDKICVEMDHRFSEGSNVILDCFSCLDPKNSFSKFDVDKLARLADIYHADFSDDDRGTIRDQLETYVLQVRRNASFSTREDVQSLAMKMVQTEKHLVFPLVYKLIELALILPVSTVSVERAFSAMKIIKSKLRNKINDVWFNDLMVCYTEREIFKSLDDIDIIRTFTAKKSQKGHLPRNFI; from the exons atGAGGAGATTTTTGGTTGATAGAGCAAGTATTGAGAATGTGAATGTTGTACAACAAGAAGCCGAATTAGAACCGCCACCTAATGTGGTTACTGAGTTTAACCCAAATGAGATTGTGCGTGATCCAG TTGATGTTGTCAAAGCTCGGTTGGGCACAATGAGAGAGAGTGgctggaataatttttttgccgATGTCCAAGGATTTTGTGTTGCTAAAAGTATTCTGGTACCAAATATGGATGACGAAATACCAGTTCGGGGTCATTCAAGAGCAGAAGGGAGGACTATCACTAATCTTCATCATTACCGTGCAGAGATTTTTTATGTTGCTATTGATAAAATATGTGTGGAGATGGATCACCGCTTTAGTGAAGGAAGTAACGTTATACTTGATTGCTTCTCATGTCTTGACCCCAAGAACTCTTTCTCCAAGTTTGATGTTGATAAGCTTGCTCGTCTTGCTGATATTTATCATGCAGACTTTTCTGATGATGACCGAGGAACAATTAGGGATCAACTTGAAACTTATGTGCTTCAAGTGAGAAGAAATGCTTCTTTTTCCACTCGTGAAGATGTTCAAAGTTTGGCTATGAAGATGGTTCAAACTGAGAAACATTTGGTATTTCCATTGGTTTATAAACTTATTGAGCTAGCTTTGATATTGCCGGTGTCGACAGTATCCGTTGAAAGAGCTTTTTCAGCAATGAAGATTATCAAGTCTAAATTGCGCAATAAGATCAACGATGTGTGGTTCAATGACTTGATGGTATGTTACACCGAGCGGGAGATATTCAAGTCACttgatgatattgatattattCGAACATTTACCGCAAAGAAGTCTCAGAAAGGACACTTGCCtcgtaattttatttaa
- the LOC100782220 gene encoding pentatricopeptide repeat-containing protein At1g62350 isoform X1 — protein sequence MRVAVAAVVRAGTRNWARWASSGASSPSLSIWRRKKEMGKEGLVVAKELKRFRSDPVRLDRFIRSSVSRLLKSDLVAVLAEFQRQNQFFLCVKLYDIVRKEIWYRPDMFFYRDMLMMLARNKRVEEAKKVWGDLKTEEVLFDQHTFGDIIRAFLDNGLPSEAMDIYEEMRQSPEPPLSLPFRVILKGLIPYPELREKVKDDFLEIFPGMIIYDPPEDLFEDNKQHNDRDNYRIA from the exons ATGCGTGTTGCGGTTGCTGCAGTGGTGCGAGCGGGCACCCGTAACTGGGCCCGGTGGGCTTCGAGTGGGGCGTCGAGCCCAAGCCTTTCGATATGGCGGCGGAAGAAGGAGATGGGGAAGGAAGGGCTGGTGGTGGCCAAAGAGCTGAAGAGGTTCCGGTCGGACCCGGTCCGGCTAGACCGCTTCATCCGGTCCAGCGTCTCCCGCTTGCTCAAGTCCGACCTCGTCGCCGTCCTGGCCGAGTTCCAGAGACAGAATCAATTCTTCCTCTGCGTCAAG TTGTATGATATAGTCCGGAAAGAAATATGGTACCGGCCAGACATGTTTTTTTATAGGGACATGCTTATGATGCTTGCACGAAACAAAAGGGTAGAAGAAGCTAAAAAGGTTTGGGGTGATTTGAAAACAGAGGAAGTTTTATTTGATCAGCATACATTCGGAGATATTATCAGAGCTTTTCTAGATAACGGGTTGCCCTCAGAGGCAATGGACATATATGAAGAAATGAGACAGTCTCCTGAACCTCCTCTTTCATTGCCTTTTCGCGTGATATTAAAAGGGCTCATTCCCTATCCAGAATTACGTGAGAAAGTAAAAGATGACTTCTTAGAGATTTTCCCAGGTATGATCATCTACGACCCTCCAGAGGATTTGTTCGAAGATAATAAACAGCACAATGATAGAGATAACTATAGAATTGCTTAA
- the LOC100782220 gene encoding pentatricopeptide repeat-containing protein At1g62350 isoform X2: MGKEGLVVAKELKRFRSDPVRLDRFIRSSVSRLLKSDLVAVLAEFQRQNQFFLCVKLYDIVRKEIWYRPDMFFYRDMLMMLARNKRVEEAKKVWGDLKTEEVLFDQHTFGDIIRAFLDNGLPSEAMDIYEEMRQSPEPPLSLPFRVILKGLIPYPELREKVKDDFLEIFPGMIIYDPPEDLFEDNKQHNDRDNYRIA; the protein is encoded by the exons ATGGGGAAGGAAGGGCTGGTGGTGGCCAAAGAGCTGAAGAGGTTCCGGTCGGACCCGGTCCGGCTAGACCGCTTCATCCGGTCCAGCGTCTCCCGCTTGCTCAAGTCCGACCTCGTCGCCGTCCTGGCCGAGTTCCAGAGACAGAATCAATTCTTCCTCTGCGTCAAG TTGTATGATATAGTCCGGAAAGAAATATGGTACCGGCCAGACATGTTTTTTTATAGGGACATGCTTATGATGCTTGCACGAAACAAAAGGGTAGAAGAAGCTAAAAAGGTTTGGGGTGATTTGAAAACAGAGGAAGTTTTATTTGATCAGCATACATTCGGAGATATTATCAGAGCTTTTCTAGATAACGGGTTGCCCTCAGAGGCAATGGACATATATGAAGAAATGAGACAGTCTCCTGAACCTCCTCTTTCATTGCCTTTTCGCGTGATATTAAAAGGGCTCATTCCCTATCCAGAATTACGTGAGAAAGTAAAAGATGACTTCTTAGAGATTTTCCCAGGTATGATCATCTACGACCCTCCAGAGGATTTGTTCGAAGATAATAAACAGCACAATGATAGAGATAACTATAGAATTGCTTAA
- the LOC100785600 gene encoding uncharacterized protein, translating to MMEEQAKEELKLLEAQYPNHHEHLKNELRSFIFQLQTNHHDSEQLPENNNFSTHLAFFDTEESTSLEELRKRSDYDLELGLADRVVIEKIDGSSKLETPKSVVVKHFSSRKNKRKDRVDLVLERAQVCLKKIKHLKTFLLPPS from the exons aTGATGGAAGAACAGGCAAAGGAAGAGTTGAAGCTGCTTGAAGCCCAATATCCTAACCATCATGAGCATCTAAAGAATGAGCTCAGGTCCTTTATCTTTCAACTCCAGACCAATCACCATGATTCTGAACAGCTTCCAGAAAACAATAACTTCAGCACTCACCTTGCTTTCTTTGATACTGAAg aATCCACTAGCTTGGAGGAGCTAAGGAAGAGGAGTGACTATGATTTGGAACTTGGTTTGGCAGACAGAGTAGTGATAGAGAAGATTGATGGAAGTTCTAAGCTTGAAACTCCCAAGAGTGTTGTAGTGAAGCATTTCTCAAGCAGGAAGAACAAGAGAAAAGATAGGGTGGATTTGGTTCTTGAGAGGGCACAAGTTTgtctcaaaaaaattaaacacttgAAGACATTCTTATTGCCGCCCTCCTGA
- the LOC100789322 gene encoding NDR1/HIN1-like protein 6, translated as MMAADQQRIHPVHDVEAPHRPLVPENYAKSDKGIPQRTFPVMHSKPPKRRRSCCCRFMCWTLSILLILIIAIAITIGILYLVFRPKLPKYSVDQLRISQFNVSDNNTLYATFNVAITARNPNKKIGIYYEGGSHISAWYMDTKLCEGSLPKFYQGHRNTTVLDLPLTGQAPDASGLVNRIQEQLQQTNNVPLNLKVNQPVRVKFGKLKLFKVKFRVRCRLEVDNFGASNDIRISSSSCKFKLRL; from the coding sequence atgatggCTGCAGATCAGCAAAGAATTCATCCTGTTCATGATGTTGAggcaccacacagacctttggTGCCTGAAAACTATGCAAAATCTGATAAGGGTATTCCTCAGCGCACTTTTCCTGTGATGCATTCAAAGCCACctaagagaagaagaagctgttgCTGTAGGTTCATGTGTTGGACACTAAGCATATTGCTGATTTTGATCATTGCTATTGCCATCACAATAGGGATCCTATACCTTGTGTTCAGACCAAAGCTCCCCAAATACTCAGTGGACCAACTGAGGATAAGCCAGTTCAATGTTTCAGACAACAACACCCTCTATGCCACCTTCAATGTGGCAATCACTGCAAGAAACCCTAACAAGAAGATTGGAATATACTATGAGGGTGGAAGCCACATAAGTGCTTGGTACATGGACACAAAATTGTGTGAAGGGTCCTTGCCAAAGTTCTACCAGGGTCACAGGAACACCACAGTGCTTGATCTGCCTCTAACTGGTCAAGCACCTGATGCAAGTGGTTTGGTGAATAGAATTCAGGAGCAGCTGCAACAGACCAACAATGTTCCTCTCAATCTTAAGGTGAATCAGCCTGTGAGGGTTAAGTTTGGTAAGCTGAAGCTCTTCAAAGTCAAGTTCAGGGTTAGGTGCAGGCTTGAGGTGGATAATTTTGGTGCTAGTAATGATATTAGAATTTCTAGCAGTAGTTGTAAGTTCAAGCTCAGGCTGTGA